Proteins encoded by one window of Micromonospora coxensis:
- a CDS encoding MFS transporter, with translation MSATTPIRWGLRANLPQFLLLVAVNALVGAMVGQERTVVPLLAEQVFAVGAFTASLTFIVVFGFTKAFTNLAAGSLSDRYGRKPVLIAGWLIGLPVPLLLIWAPSWGWVIAANVLLGVNQGLTWSTTIVMKIDLAGPARRGLAMGFNEAAGYLAVATMGWATGALAAAHGLRPAPFLLGVAVAALGLGLSTALVRETHQHARHEAAHHVSRAGGHGHGLTNREIFTLTSFRERALSAASQAGMVNNLNDGLAWGLYPILFATSGLGLTRVGVLIALYPAVWGLGQMITGALSDRWGRKWLITAGMFTQAIGIALVAAGTGFTVWAVAAVLMGAGTALVYPTLLAVVGDVAHPAWRARAVGVYRLWRDSGYAVGALVAGITADLLGLRAAVWVVAVITAGSGVVVAVRMYETRHPE, from the coding sequence ATGAGCGCCACCACGCCCATCCGGTGGGGACTGCGCGCCAACCTGCCGCAGTTCCTCCTGCTGGTGGCGGTCAACGCCCTCGTCGGGGCGATGGTCGGTCAGGAACGCACGGTCGTGCCCCTGCTGGCCGAGCAGGTCTTCGCCGTCGGCGCGTTCACCGCCTCGCTGACGTTCATCGTCGTGTTCGGCTTCACCAAGGCGTTCACCAACCTCGCTGCCGGCAGCCTGTCCGACCGCTACGGCCGCAAGCCCGTCCTGATCGCCGGCTGGCTGATCGGCCTGCCGGTGCCGCTGCTGCTGATCTGGGCGCCCTCCTGGGGATGGGTGATCGCGGCGAACGTCCTGCTCGGGGTCAACCAGGGCCTGACCTGGTCCACCACCATCGTCATGAAGATCGACCTCGCCGGTCCGGCCCGCCGTGGGCTGGCCATGGGGTTCAACGAGGCCGCCGGCTACCTCGCGGTGGCCACCATGGGCTGGGCCACCGGCGCGCTGGCCGCCGCGCACGGGCTGCGGCCCGCCCCGTTCCTGCTCGGCGTCGCCGTGGCCGCCCTCGGCCTCGGCCTGTCCACCGCGCTCGTCCGCGAGACCCACCAGCACGCCCGGCACGAGGCCGCCCACCACGTGTCACGCGCCGGCGGCCACGGCCACGGCCTGACCAACCGGGAGATCTTCACCCTCACCAGCTTCCGGGAGAGGGCGCTGTCGGCCGCCAGTCAGGCCGGCATGGTCAACAACCTGAACGACGGCCTGGCCTGGGGCCTGTACCCGATCCTGTTCGCCACCTCCGGGCTCGGCCTGACCCGCGTCGGTGTGCTGATCGCGCTCTACCCGGCGGTCTGGGGCCTGGGCCAGATGATCACCGGCGCCCTGTCCGACCGGTGGGGCCGCAAGTGGCTCATCACCGCCGGCATGTTCACCCAGGCGATCGGCATCGCGCTGGTCGCCGCCGGCACCGGCTTCACCGTGTGGGCGGTCGCCGCCGTGCTCATGGGCGCCGGCACCGCCCTGGTGTACCCCACTCTCCTCGCGGTCGTCGGCGACGTCGCCCACCCGGCCTGGCGGGCCCGCGCGGTCGGCGTCTACCGCCTGTGGCGCGACTCCGGCTACGCCGTCGGCGCCCTGGTCGCCGGGATCACCGCCGACCTGCTCGGCCTGCGCGCCGCCGTCTGGGTCGTCGCCGTGATCACCGCCGGGTCCGGCGTCGTCGTCGCCGTGCGAATGTACGAGACCCGCCACCCCGAGTGA
- a CDS encoding erythromycin esterase family protein, translated as MTAGIRDAAHAVEAATVMRLLPTRPRLLALGEPTHGEEPLLDVRNALFRQLVEQEEAYRTIAIESDCVAGLLVDDYVTSGAGTLDEVMDHGFSHRWGAFPGNRELVRWMRAYNDGRPAAEQLRFAGFDGPLEITHAASPRQALTALHAYLATGADADLLPCTAATLDRLLGADERWTDPAAMMDPSESVGRTPEAARLRLIADDLVALLDAQTPQLRAASSPEDWARARLYGRTATGLLRYHDAMADASPSRMARLLAVRDSMMAANLLALAERGPALVNAHNSHLQRARSTVRMGGQPVRWWSAGAIVSAHLGRDYAFLATAVGTIRHQGVDTPPPDTVEGLLYALPQERCLVDARRLAATATPPARVSPWFGYAPLDPTHLADIDGIVFVRDARRS; from the coding sequence ATGACTGCTGGTATCCGGGACGCGGCCCACGCTGTCGAGGCCGCGACCGTCATGCGGCTGCTGCCGACCCGCCCCCGACTGCTCGCGCTGGGCGAGCCCACCCATGGCGAGGAACCCCTCCTCGACGTCCGCAACGCGCTCTTCCGGCAACTCGTCGAGCAGGAGGAGGCCTACCGCACCATCGCCATCGAGAGCGACTGCGTGGCGGGCCTGCTCGTCGACGACTACGTCACCTCCGGCGCGGGCACCCTCGACGAAGTCATGGACCATGGCTTCAGCCACCGGTGGGGCGCCTTCCCGGGCAACCGCGAGCTGGTGCGCTGGATGCGCGCGTACAACGACGGCCGGCCCGCGGCCGAACAGCTGCGCTTCGCCGGTTTCGACGGCCCGCTGGAGATCACCCACGCCGCGAGCCCCCGGCAGGCGCTCACCGCGTTGCACGCCTACCTCGCCACCGGGGCCGACGCCGACCTGCTCCCCTGCACCGCCGCCACACTCGACCGCCTGCTCGGCGCCGACGAGCGGTGGACCGACCCCGCCGCCATGATGGACCCGTCCGAGTCCGTGGGGCGGACACCGGAGGCCGCGCGGCTACGGCTGATCGCCGACGACCTGGTGGCGCTGCTCGACGCGCAGACGCCCCAACTGAGGGCGGCGTCCTCACCCGAGGACTGGGCCCGGGCACGGCTGTACGGTCGCACCGCCACCGGCCTGCTGCGCTACCACGACGCGATGGCCGACGCGTCACCGAGCCGGATGGCCCGGCTGCTGGCCGTACGGGACTCGATGATGGCCGCGAACCTGCTCGCCCTCGCCGAGCGGGGCCCGGCGTTGGTGAACGCGCACAACAGTCACCTCCAGCGGGCCAGGAGCACCGTGCGGATGGGCGGGCAGCCGGTGCGATGGTGGAGCGCCGGCGCGATCGTGAGCGCCCACCTGGGCCGGGACTACGCCTTCCTCGCCACCGCCGTCGGCACGATCCGCCACCAGGGAGTCGACACCCCACCTCCGGACACCGTCGAAGGACTGCTGTACGCGCTGCCGCAGGAGCGGTGCCTCGTCGACGCCCGCCGACTGGCCGCCACCGCGACGCCGCCCGCCCGGGTCTCCCCGTGGTTCGGCTACGCCCCACTCGACCCGACCCACCTGGCCGACATCGACGGGATCGTGTTCGTCAGGGACGCCCGGCGGAGTTGA
- the rox gene encoding rifampin monooxygenase: MIDVIVVGAGPTGLMLAAELRLHGVHVLVLEKETEPPGHVRALGLHARSVEVMDQRGLLERFLAHGRTYAVGGFFAGIEKPWPDRLDTAHSYVLGIPQTITDRLLAERATEVGAEIRRGGELVGLRQDGTGVTAELADGSRLRARYLVGCDGGRSTVRKLLGVGFPGEPSRVETLLGEMELAAPPETVAAVVAEVRTTQKRFGAGPLGDGVYRVVVPADGVAEDRTVPPTLDEFTHQLRATAGTDFGAHSPRWLTRFGDATRLAERYRVGRVLLAGDAAHIHPPTGGQGLNLGIQDAFNLGWKLAAEVRGWAPDGLLDSYHSERHPVAADVLDTTRAMMHLLSTEPGPQAVRRLLSELMDFDDVNRRLIEKITAIGVRYDFGDGPDLLGRRLRDVRLKRGRLYELTHGGRGLLLDQTGRLSVDGWADRVDHVVDVSEELDVPAALLRPDGHVAWVGDDQRDLRRRLPTWFGAPVA; the protein is encoded by the coding sequence ATGATCGACGTCATCGTGGTCGGCGCCGGGCCGACCGGCTTGATGCTGGCCGCCGAGTTGCGGCTGCACGGCGTACACGTGCTCGTGCTGGAGAAGGAGACGGAGCCGCCCGGCCACGTCCGCGCGCTCGGCCTGCACGCGCGCAGCGTCGAGGTGATGGACCAGCGTGGCCTGCTGGAGCGGTTCCTCGCCCACGGCAGGACGTACGCCGTCGGCGGCTTCTTCGCCGGCATCGAGAAGCCCTGGCCCGACCGGCTGGACACCGCGCACTCCTATGTCCTCGGCATCCCGCAGACCATCACCGACCGGCTGCTGGCCGAACGCGCCACCGAGGTCGGCGCCGAGATCCGGCGCGGCGGCGAACTGGTCGGGCTGCGTCAGGACGGGACCGGGGTCACCGCCGAACTGGCCGACGGCAGCCGGCTGCGCGCGCGCTACCTGGTCGGCTGCGACGGCGGCCGCAGCACGGTGCGCAAGCTGCTCGGCGTGGGCTTCCCCGGCGAGCCGAGCAGGGTCGAGACGCTGCTCGGCGAGATGGAGCTGGCGGCGCCGCCGGAGACGGTGGCCGCCGTGGTGGCCGAGGTCCGCACGACCCAGAAGCGGTTCGGCGCCGGGCCCCTCGGCGACGGGGTGTACCGCGTCGTGGTGCCCGCCGACGGGGTGGCCGAGGACCGGACCGTCCCGCCGACCCTCGACGAGTTCACGCACCAGCTACGGGCCACCGCCGGCACCGACTTCGGCGCGCACTCACCACGCTGGCTGACCCGCTTCGGCGACGCCACCCGGCTGGCAGAACGCTACCGGGTCGGTCGGGTGCTGCTGGCCGGCGACGCGGCGCACATCCACCCGCCGACCGGCGGACAGGGCCTCAACCTCGGCATCCAGGACGCGTTCAACCTCGGCTGGAAGCTGGCCGCCGAGGTCCGCGGCTGGGCGCCGGACGGGCTGCTGGACAGCTACCACAGCGAACGCCACCCGGTCGCCGCCGACGTGCTCGACACCACCCGGGCGATGATGCACCTGCTCTCCACCGAACCGGGCCCCCAGGCGGTGCGCCGCCTGCTGTCCGAGCTGATGGACTTCGACGACGTCAACCGGCGCCTGATCGAGAAGATCACCGCGATCGGCGTCCGCTACGACTTCGGCGACGGCCCCGACCTGCTCGGCCGCCGGCTGCGCGACGTGCGGCTCAAGCGGGGGCGCCTCTACGAGCTGACGCACGGCGGGCGCGGGCTGCTGCTCGACCAGACCGGCCGGCTCTCCGTCGACGGGTGGGCGGACCGCGTCGACCACGTCGTCGACGTCAGCGAGGAGCTGGACGTGCCCGCCGCGCTGCTGCGCCCCGACGGCCACGTGGCGTGGGTCGGTGACGACCAGCGGGACCTGCGCCGCCGCCTGCCCACATGGTTCGGCGCGCCCGTCGCCTGA
- a CDS encoding TioE family transcriptional regulator — protein MRNYEAAGILPDADRTPHGYRTYTALHAQALHAFLALVPGHGHQTATSIMQAVNRGATEQALRIIDESHAQLLDDRRTLQAVEAALRDLDPVPRERGDTFVGPLSRRLGIRPATLRKWERAGLVRPRRDPGTGYRVYGAADVRDALLAHQLRRGGYLLEQIAPLIAQVRSAGGVAPLESMLHDWRSRLSARGRAMLAGAAALDAYLDCRTAPPSAEPSVTA, from the coding sequence GTGCGCAACTACGAGGCGGCCGGGATCCTGCCGGACGCCGACCGCACCCCGCACGGCTACCGCACCTACACCGCGCTGCACGCGCAGGCCCTGCACGCGTTCCTCGCGCTCGTGCCCGGACACGGTCACCAGACGGCCACGTCGATCATGCAGGCGGTCAACCGGGGCGCGACCGAGCAGGCGCTGCGGATCATCGACGAGAGTCACGCCCAGTTGCTCGACGACCGTCGTACCCTGCAGGCCGTCGAGGCCGCGCTCCGCGACCTCGATCCGGTGCCGCGGGAGCGCGGCGACACCTTCGTCGGCCCGCTGTCGCGGCGGCTCGGCATCCGACCGGCCACCCTGCGCAAGTGGGAACGCGCCGGTCTGGTCCGGCCGCGCCGCGACCCGGGCACGGGCTACCGGGTCTACGGCGCGGCGGACGTCCGCGACGCCCTGCTGGCCCACCAGCTCAGGCGCGGTGGCTACCTGCTGGAGCAGATCGCACCGCTGATCGCCCAGGTCCGCTCCGCCGGAGGCGTCGCACCGCTGGAGTCGATGCTGCACGACTGGCGGTCCCGCCTCTCGGCCCGCGGCCGCGCCATGCTCGCCGGAGCTGCCGCGCTCGACGCGTACCTCGACTGCCGGACGGCCCCGCCCTCGGCCGAGCCGAGCGTGACCGCCTGA